A portion of the Calothrix sp. 336/3 genome contains these proteins:
- a CDS encoding biotin/lipoate A/B protein ligase family protein, whose product MHQQPWRLIPLLSAPGNIQMAVDQWLLEQHILGNQPSILRFYTWSPFAISLGYHQRQYPEHWQNLTWQGEKIDIVKRPTGGRAVLHQGDLTYAVITSGLGGDRVTLPRSGERLKTYEKICEFLIEGWQNLGIPLHYGIAGRGYIHNPNCFATATGADLVTTNNYKFIGSAQLRRSHAILQHGSMRIWQNPQLCQQVFATEITPDNSINQELTIAEILDALIMAAKNCFSVEFIIEPLSDTEWADIYSKLDISEVQPLIEKKL is encoded by the coding sequence TTGCATCAGCAACCATGGCGACTAATTCCCTTACTATCAGCACCTGGAAACATCCAGATGGCAGTTGATCAGTGGTTACTAGAACAGCATATTCTCGGCAATCAACCTTCTATATTACGTTTTTATACCTGGTCGCCATTTGCCATTTCCCTCGGCTATCATCAACGTCAATACCCAGAACACTGGCAAAATTTGACTTGGCAAGGAGAAAAAATAGATATTGTCAAGCGTCCCACAGGTGGTAGAGCAGTGTTGCATCAGGGTGATTTAACCTATGCAGTCATTACATCCGGTTTGGGTGGTGATAGAGTTACCCTCCCCCGAAGCGGTGAACGTCTGAAAACCTACGAAAAAATTTGTGAATTCCTCATCGAAGGATGGCAAAATCTAGGCATCCCATTACACTACGGGATTGCAGGTAGGGGTTACATCCATAACCCCAATTGCTTTGCAACTGCCACAGGTGCAGATTTAGTCACCACCAATAATTACAAATTCATCGGTAGCGCCCAACTACGACGCTCTCACGCTATACTCCAACATGGTTCTATGCGTATTTGGCAAAATCCACAACTCTGTCAACAGGTATTTGCCACAGAAATTACCCCAGATAACTCCATTAATCAAGAGTTGACAATCGCAGAAATTCTGGATGCTTTAATTATGGCAGCCAAAAATTGTTTCTCCGTAGAATTCATCATAGAACCACTATCAGATACAGAATGGGCAGACATTTACAGCAAATTAGACATTTCTGAGGTACAGCCACTGATTGAAAAAAAGTTATGA
- a CDS encoding heme oxygenase (biliverdin-producing): MNSNLAIKLRNGTQKAHTAAENVGFMKCFLKGVVDKACFGRFLGNLYFVYSTLEGEIQRHQNNPLISKFYFPELNRQANLEQDMEYYYGKDWRQKITPSPAAQKFVARIREISATEPILLLGHAYTRYMGDLSGGQMLQKIAQSSLKLDGYTGTSFYNFEQIPDKKTFKDKYRQALDSIPVDDATADKIVAEANSSFAFNMQMAQELEGNLIQSIGQALFNSLTQGYNPGSTELVSH; this comes from the coding sequence ATGAATAGCAATTTAGCGATTAAGCTCCGCAATGGAACTCAAAAAGCTCACACCGCAGCAGAAAATGTGGGTTTTATGAAATGTTTTCTCAAGGGTGTGGTAGACAAAGCTTGTTTTGGAAGATTTTTAGGTAATTTATACTTCGTTTACAGCACTTTAGAAGGGGAAATACAGCGTCATCAAAATAATCCATTAATTAGTAAATTTTATTTTCCTGAACTGAATCGTCAAGCCAATTTAGAGCAAGATATGGAATATTATTATGGCAAAGATTGGCGACAAAAAATTACTCCTTCTCCCGCAGCGCAAAAATTTGTGGCTCGAATTCGAGAAATTTCTGCCACAGAACCAATTTTGTTATTAGGACATGCCTATACTCGGTATATGGGCGACCTTTCTGGGGGTCAAATGCTACAAAAAATTGCCCAATCATCTTTAAAATTAGATGGTTATACAGGCACTAGTTTTTATAATTTTGAACAGATTCCCGACAAGAAAACGTTTAAAGATAAATATCGTCAAGCATTAGATTCCATTCCCGTTGATGATGCAACTGCCGATAAAATCGTTGCGGAAGCAAATAGTTCTTTTGCTTTTAACATGCAAATGGCGCAGGAATTAGAAGGTAATTTAATTCAATCAATTGGACAGGCTTTATTTAATAGTTTGACTCAAGGTTACAACCCTGGTAGTACAGAATTAGTTAGTCATTAA
- a CDS encoding YbjN domain-containing protein, whose translation MTTSSLEINNLTTELMTTTSLNHLEVIENVIDSLEQNDSAMVNHPAEGGYLWKFQYGSVQVFVQLTGTTDEDTITVWSVVLALPVQDESRLMRRLLEMNCSTTLESRFGIIENQVVVIASRNLAELSAGEVSRLITIVATIADNHDETLQQEFAKV comes from the coding sequence ATGACAACCTCTAGTCTAGAAATCAACAACTTAACCACAGAGCTAATGACAACAACCAGCTTAAACCACCTAGAAGTCATAGAAAACGTCATTGATAGCTTAGAGCAGAATGACAGTGCTATGGTCAATCATCCCGCAGAAGGTGGTTATCTGTGGAAATTTCAATACGGAAGTGTACAAGTATTTGTGCAGTTAACAGGTACAACCGATGAGGATACTATTACTGTATGGTCAGTGGTACTCGCACTACCAGTCCAAGATGAATCTCGATTAATGCGTCGCTTGCTAGAAATGAATTGTTCCACCACCCTAGAATCTCGTTTTGGAATTATCGAAAATCAAGTAGTAGTCATTGCCAGTCGCAACTTAGCCGAATTATCTGCCGGTGAAGTCTCCCGTTTAATTACGATTGTTGCCACGATCGCCGATAATCATGATGAGACTTTACAACAGGAATTTGCTAAAGTCTAA
- a CDS encoding S8 family peptidase: MRPEKLSPGLLLAYEDYQREGQEALNTHKRSLGIVSPKTSLKPTRSVVFIYCDEQADLSHLQQYGIEINQSSGAVRTAYLPIDSLDSLSEEAAIQRIKPSRKMKLSMDTAPGKVKLPEFKNQTGLTGKGVIVGVVDSGIDPKHPAFAGRILRIWDQNLPGSGVSEGGYGAELSGDKLTISQDTNGHGTHVSGIAAGVDNTYGGVATEADLVVVQTDMQDAHIADGIRYIFRIAREMGRPAVVNLSLGGHADAHDGSDSLSKIIDAESGPGRIVCCAAGNEGNDNIHGQAILPGNAMRTMRFAVPYNQVGIIWLNGWYTSNGQLEVSVRSPNGFITPFQPVVTNGNPSKEFTLPDGKIQIVTPGPDQANGDYNFFVQIRGSGNSRFNQPVPGGVWQLRLRNTSCNEVRADVWTLDDVGSVFFSGRSISDTMKIGSPGASKSSITVASYTTRNEYVDIDGKNRKLGLELDTISEFSSEGPLRNNTYKPDVAAPGAMIISALSSSAEFSRSMIINSKFVAMAGTSMATPFITGVVALLLQQDPTLTPEAIKELFKKNSSVPGKEPGAFDNKWGFGLLNAGGLGNK, from the coding sequence ATGAGACCAGAAAAACTATCTCCAGGACTGCTTTTAGCATACGAAGATTATCAAAGAGAAGGGCAAGAAGCCTTAAATACACACAAGCGATCGCTCGGTATTGTCTCCCCAAAAACCAGCCTCAAACCGACCCGTAGTGTCGTATTTATCTACTGTGATGAGCAAGCAGACCTGAGTCATTTGCAACAATACGGAATTGAAATCAACCAAAGTTCTGGTGCTGTCAGAACCGCATACTTACCCATCGATAGTTTAGATTCCCTTTCGGAAGAGGCAGCCATCCAACGGATTAAACCATCTCGCAAGATGAAATTATCCATGGATACCGCTCCCGGTAAAGTGAAATTACCAGAGTTTAAAAATCAAACCGGACTCACAGGTAAAGGTGTGATTGTCGGTGTGGTTGATAGTGGTATCGACCCCAAACATCCTGCATTTGCGGGACGGATTTTGCGGATTTGGGATCAAAACCTCCCCGGTTCCGGAGTCAGTGAAGGTGGTTATGGTGCCGAATTATCGGGAGATAAACTGACTATTTCCCAGGACACCAACGGTCATGGTACTCACGTTTCTGGTATCGCCGCAGGAGTTGATAATACCTATGGTGGAGTAGCTACGGAAGCAGATTTGGTAGTCGTCCAGACCGATATGCAGGATGCTCACATTGCCGATGGTATCCGTTATATCTTCCGTATCGCACGGGAAATGGGAAGACCCGCAGTAGTTAACCTCAGCTTAGGGGGACACGCTGACGCTCATGATGGTAGTGATTCCCTATCCAAAATCATTGATGCGGAATCTGGTCCCGGTCGGATTGTCTGCTGTGCTGCGGGGAATGAAGGTAATGACAATATCCACGGTCAAGCAATTCTCCCTGGGAATGCTATGCGTACCATGCGTTTTGCTGTACCCTACAACCAAGTAGGTATCATTTGGCTAAACGGTTGGTACACGAGCAATGGTCAATTAGAAGTTTCCGTTCGTAGTCCCAACGGTTTCATTACTCCCTTCCAACCCGTTGTCACCAATGGCAACCCCTCGAAGGAATTCACCTTACCCGATGGCAAGATTCAAATTGTCACCCCAGGTCCTGACCAAGCTAATGGGGATTATAATTTCTTCGTGCAAATTCGTGGGAGTGGTAATAGTCGTTTTAATCAACCTGTTCCCGGTGGAGTTTGGCAGTTACGGTTACGGAACACCTCCTGTAACGAAGTTCGTGCGGATGTTTGGACTTTAGATGATGTGGGTTCTGTATTTTTCAGTGGTCGCAGTATTTCTGACACCATGAAAATCGGTTCTCCTGGTGCATCCAAGAGTTCAATTACCGTTGCTTCCTACACTACCAGAAACGAGTATGTGGACATCGACGGCAAAAATCGGAAACTGGGCTTAGAATTAGATACAATTTCTGAGTTCAGCAGTGAAGGTCCCCTCCGTAATAATACGTATAAGCCTGATGTTGCTGCACCTGGAGCCATGATTATCTCTGCACTTTCCTCAAGCGCAGAATTTTCTCGTTCAATGATTATCAATTCCAAATTTGTGGCAATGGCTGGTACTAGTATGGCAACACCTTTCATCACTGGTGTGGTTGCTTTACTGCTTCAGCAAGACCCCACCCTCACCCCAGAAGCTATCAAGGAACTCTTTAAGAAAAATAGCTCTGTTCCTGGTAAAGAACCTGGTGCTTTTGATAATAAGTGGGGCTTTGGCTTGCTGAATGCTGGTGGTTTGGGTAATAAGTAA
- the hemN gene encoding oxygen-independent coproporphyrinogen III oxidase: MVFQIPGVRFDLDIIQKYDTPTPRYTSYPPATELQSEFTEAEYREAIANSNQRKTPLSLYFHIPFCESACYFCGCNVVVSNNKNIATPYLDYLVKDIQQTASLIDSQREVVQIHWGGGTPNYLSQKQIERIFDNIRKNFSVDPGAEISIEINPRYIDKDYVFFLREIGFNRISFGIQDFHPQVQAAVNRVQPEKMLFEVMGWIKEAGFQSINVDLIYGLPYQNRQTFEETIKKTIQLDPDRIAVFNFAYVPWIKPVQKRIPESALPAPQEKLDILKMTIEELTRSKYLFIGMDHFAKPHDELAIAQRDYTLKRNFQGYTTWAQAELFGFGATSVGMLEEAYAQNHKNLKDYYRAIDAGKLPICKGIKLTPDDILRRDVIMCIMSHAKLHKQDIEEKYHINFDQYFARELNALKALEQDGLISLSPDDIYITDIGRLLVRNIAVIFDARMIAKEQKFSRSI, translated from the coding sequence ATGGTTTTTCAAATACCTGGTGTGAGATTTGACTTAGATATTATTCAAAAGTACGATACTCCCACACCGAGATACACAAGTTATCCTCCCGCAACTGAACTACAATCAGAATTTACAGAAGCAGAATACCGGGAGGCGATCGCCAACTCCAATCAGCGCAAAACACCGCTTTCTTTATACTTCCATATTCCCTTTTGTGAAAGCGCTTGTTATTTTTGTGGCTGTAATGTGGTAGTTTCTAACAATAAGAATATTGCCACACCTTATTTAGACTATCTTGTCAAAGATATTCAACAAACAGCATCTTTGATAGATTCCCAAAGGGAAGTAGTACAAATTCACTGGGGAGGTGGAACTCCTAATTATCTGAGTCAGAAACAGATAGAACGTATATTCGATAATATCAGAAAGAATTTTTCTGTTGACCCTGGGGCGGAAATATCGATTGAGATTAATCCTCGCTACATCGACAAAGACTATGTTTTCTTCCTGCGGGAAATTGGCTTTAATCGGATTAGTTTTGGTATCCAAGATTTCCACCCTCAAGTACAAGCAGCAGTAAACCGCGTACAACCGGAGAAAATGCTGTTTGAAGTCATGGGTTGGATTAAAGAAGCAGGTTTTCAGAGTATTAATGTTGATTTAATTTACGGTTTACCCTATCAGAATCGTCAGACATTTGAGGAGACGATTAAAAAGACAATCCAATTAGATCCTGACAGAATAGCCGTATTTAATTTTGCCTATGTTCCCTGGATAAAACCTGTACAAAAACGTATTCCAGAGTCAGCACTACCAGCACCCCAGGAAAAGTTAGATATTCTCAAGATGACAATTGAGGAATTAACTCGCAGCAAGTACTTATTTATTGGCATGGATCACTTCGCTAAACCTCATGACGAGTTAGCGATCGCCCAGCGGGATTATACCCTCAAACGCAACTTTCAGGGATATACCACCTGGGCGCAGGCAGAATTATTTGGTTTTGGGGCAACATCTGTAGGTATGCTGGAAGAAGCCTATGCTCAGAATCACAAAAATCTCAAGGATTATTATCGGGCGATCGATGCTGGCAAATTACCCATCTGTAAGGGTATTAAACTCACCCCGGATGATATCCTCAGACGAGATGTGATTATGTGTATTATGTCCCATGCCAAATTACACAAGCAAGATATCGAAGAAAAGTATCACATCAACTTTGATCAGTATTTTGCCAGGGAACTCAATGCCTTAAAGGCACTAGAACAGGATGGTTTAATTAGCCTATCCCCAGATGATATCTATATTACAGACATCGGTCGTTTATTGGTCAGAAATATTGCTGTAATTTTTGATGCTCGGATGATAGCTAAGGAACAAAAATTTTCCCGTTCGATATAA
- a CDS encoding pentapeptide repeat-containing protein, with translation MNADELVKRYKLGERDFTGISLLKAKLIQTNLAGINLYAADLSGANLAKTKLWGANLSGVNFSQANLTRANLSGAKLMEANFRGAKLRYTKLYGANLTGACYDDSTKFSPGFDPVKEKMRKI, from the coding sequence ATGAACGCAGATGAGTTAGTCAAACGCTATAAATTAGGAGAAAGAGACTTTACGGGAATTAGTCTCCTCAAAGCTAAATTAATTCAAACAAACTTGGCAGGAATTAATTTATACGCGGCTGATTTAAGTGGTGCAAACCTGGCAAAGACAAAGCTATGGGGTGCAAACCTCAGTGGTGTCAATTTTTCCCAAGCTAATTTAACCAGGGCAAACCTCAGTGGTGCAAAGTTGATGGAAGCAAATTTCCGAGGAGCAAAACTCAGATATACAAAACTTTATGGAGCAAATTTAACTGGTGCTTGCTATGACGACAGTACAAAATTTTCTCCCGGTTTTGACCCTGTTAAAGAAAAAATGCGCAAGATTTAG
- a CDS encoding GNAT family N-acetyltransferase encodes MGQNNLSLPNDCLLRAAQPKDIWSIRWLVLSAKLDPTQLIWQQFTVIECAGKIIACGQLRNFTEAQELGSLVVKPHWQKQGLGSLLVEHLITSRRHPLYLECLGVNLTRFYSRFGFANIDFAELPASLKQKFSLSHKAQKLKILPVIYMKYRGDD; translated from the coding sequence ATGGGACAAAATAATTTATCATTACCCAATGACTGTCTATTACGTGCAGCACAACCAAAAGATATTTGGTCAATTCGCTGGTTAGTATTGTCTGCCAAACTAGATCCCACACAGCTAATTTGGCAACAATTTACAGTGATTGAATGTGCCGGAAAAATAATTGCCTGTGGACAATTACGTAATTTTACAGAGGCGCAAGAGTTGGGCAGCTTAGTGGTAAAACCCCATTGGCAAAAACAGGGTTTGGGGAGTTTGCTGGTAGAACATTTGATTACATCTCGCCGTCACCCTTTATATTTGGAATGTTTGGGTGTTAATTTAACACGGTTCTACAGTCGGTTTGGTTTTGCGAATATCGATTTTGCGGAATTACCTGCATCTTTAAAGCAAAAGTTCAGTTTATCCCACAAAGCTCAAAAGTTAAAAATACTACCAGTTATTTACATGAAATACAGAGGAGATGACTAA
- the acsF gene encoding magnesium-protoporphyrin IX monomethyl ester (oxidative) cyclase → MVQSLPTPQSELLKQGVKAPVKETLLTPRFYVTDFDAVANMDISGDRQEIEAIVNELKADYNRHHFVRDEEFKQSWDHIDGETRAAFIDFLERSCTSEFSGFLLFKELSRRIKDRNPLLSEAFSYMARDEARHAGFLNKAMADFHLSLDLGYLTKSRTYTFFPPEWIIYTVYLSEKIGYWRYIIMFRHLEKHPENQFYPLFRYFESWCQDENRHGDFFKALLRSQPQLWNNWQARLWSRFFLLTVFITHSLTVFERADFYHSVGINPRKYNIQVIEKTNETSARAFPEILNTNHPEFFDRLEKCAEGNYKLEQIAKSDRPPAIKFLQKTGVILSILGHFLKLYFLPTINAESIRETVN, encoded by the coding sequence ATGGTTCAGTCTCTCCCCACACCCCAGTCAGAATTACTTAAACAAGGTGTAAAAGCACCAGTCAAAGAAACTTTATTAACACCAAGGTTTTATGTCACTGACTTTGATGCGGTGGCAAATATGGATATTTCTGGCGATCGCCAAGAAATTGAGGCAATAGTCAACGAGTTGAAAGCAGACTACAATCGCCATCATTTTGTGCGGGATGAAGAGTTCAAGCAATCATGGGATCACATCGACGGAGAAACCCGTGCAGCGTTTATCGATTTTCTCGAACGTTCTTGCACTTCCGAGTTTTCAGGATTTCTCCTATTTAAAGAATTATCACGACGCATTAAAGACCGCAACCCCTTACTCTCAGAAGCTTTTAGCTACATGGCAAGGGATGAAGCACGTCATGCGGGATTTTTAAACAAAGCAATGGCGGATTTTCATCTTTCCCTTGACCTAGGGTACTTGACAAAAAGCCGTACATATACATTCTTTCCCCCAGAATGGATTATTTACACCGTTTACCTATCAGAGAAAATCGGTTATTGGCGGTATATCATCATGTTCCGTCATTTAGAGAAACATCCAGAAAACCAGTTTTATCCCCTATTCCGCTACTTTGAAAGCTGGTGTCAAGACGAGAACCGTCATGGAGATTTCTTTAAAGCATTACTGCGATCGCAGCCCCAACTGTGGAATAATTGGCAAGCGCGTTTGTGGTCAAGATTCTTTTTACTGACAGTCTTCATCACCCATTCCCTGACAGTATTTGAGAGAGCAGACTTTTACCATTCCGTCGGTATCAATCCTCGCAAATATAACATTCAAGTCATCGAAAAAACCAACGAAACCTCAGCTCGAGCATTTCCAGAGATTTTAAATACCAACCATCCGGAATTTTTCGATCGTCTGGAAAAATGTGCCGAGGGTAACTATAAATTAGAACAAATTGCCAAGAGCGATCGCCCCCCAGCCATTAAATTCTTGCAAAAGACAGGTGTGATTCTCTCAATTCTGGGACATTTCCTCAAACTGTATTTCCTCCCTACTATCAATGCAGAGTCCATTCGGGAGACAGTGAATTAG